Proteins encoded by one window of Lathyrus oleraceus cultivar Zhongwan6 chromosome 1, CAAS_Psat_ZW6_1.0, whole genome shotgun sequence:
- the LOC127115885 gene encoding probable 3-beta-hydroxysteroid-Delta(8),Delta(7)-isomerase, whose protein sequence is MAGSQASHPHPYVPRDLHLPGYVPCFLSQSNILSVFASFTVILFSLTWIFSGRLKKTKVDRLLIFWWAFTGLTHIVLEGYFVFAPEFFKDNTGFYLAEVWKEYSKGDSRYAGRDAGVVTVEGLTAVLEGPASLLAVYAITTGKSYSYILQFAISLGQLYGTAVYYITAILEGDNFSTNSFYYYAYYIGANFSWIVIPSIISIRCWRKISAAFQVQSQTKKHKSR, encoded by the exons ATGGCGGGATCTCAAGCGTCACATCCTCATCCCTACGTTCCACGAGACTTGCATCTTCCCGGCTACGTTCCATGCTTCCTCTCTCAATCCAACATTCTCTCCGTCTTTGCATCCTTCACTGTCATCCTCTTTTCCCTCACATGGATCTTCTCAG GACGCCTCAAGAAAACAAAAGTCGATAGGCTGCTAATTTTCTGGTGGGCATTCACTGGTCTCACACACATAGTTCTTGAGGGTTATTTTGTCTTCGCACCAGAGTTTTTCAAGGATAACACCGGATTCTACCTTGCTGAAGTTT GGAAGGAATATAGCAAAGGAGATTCAAGGTATGCAGGAAGGGATGCAGGAGTAGTAACGGTTGAAGGACTAACAGCAGTTTTGGAGGGTCCAGCTAGTCTTCTGGCAGT ATACGCAATAACTACCGGTAAATCATACAGCTACATACTTCAATTTGCGATTTCTTTGGGTCAGCTATATGGAACTGCTGTATATTACATAACAGCAATTTTGGAAGGAGATAATTTTTCTACAAATTCATTTTACTACTATGCATACTACATTGGAGCAAATTTCTCTTGGATTGTAATACCCTCGATCATTTCCATCCGCTGCTGGAGGAAGATTTCTGCTGCGTTTCAAGTTCAAAGCCAGACAAAAAAGCATAAAAGTCGTTGA